A region of the Acidobacteriota bacterium genome:
CGGGGGCGGGCCTTCTGCGTTATTCGTGTGCCGGCGGGCGACTCGCCCGCCCGGTTTACTGCGCTTTCTTGCTGCCCTTCGCGGTCGAGGCGGTCGTCGTCACCGTGCCGCCGACCTGGCGTTTCATCTCGTCGATCATGGCGAACAGGTTGTCGCGGTTCACCACCTCGACGAACGGCGTGCCGCGAGTGGAATCGCTCACGATGTAGATGGTCGGGGTATGTTGGATGCCGACCTTCTGTCCCACGGCGAAATCGGCGCGCACCTTGCGCGCCAGGTCGCCGCGCGGATCCACGAAGAGCGGGAAGGCCAGCTTGTGGTCCTGGGCGAACTTCTCAGTCAACGACCGCAGGTTCTCGGGCGTGATCTGCGGCTGGTTCTTGAAGATGTAGGTGCGATACTCGTCGCCGAGTTTCTTCGACTTGGTATCGAACCAGCGCGCGTAGATGTGCGCGTCCGACGACCAGTTGTGCTTGGGCAGCGGAAAGTCGTAGCGCACGATGGGGATCTTGTAAGTCCGCGCGGCTTCTTCGAGCAGAGGTTCAGCGCGCGCGCAGTCCGGGCATTGCAGGTCGGCAAACTCCACGATGGCCAGCTTATAACCCTTCGGCGGACGCAGCGCCGAGGCATCGCCCGCCAGGGCGGCGGTGGAGTGGGCGACGAGCGCGGTCAGCACAGCCAGGGCGGCGAATAGGGACAAAACGGTCTTCTTCATACGATTCCTTCGGCAAGACCAAAGACTGGAAAGGTGCTGGTCTCTATTTTACTTGAATCCGCCTTTCGCCGCTGCCCGGCCTCCGCCCGCTAGAACCGCCACTTGAGCCGGCCCGCCAGCACACGCCGCGGAGCATACTGGACGGGCGTGAGCTCGCTCTCTTTCGCGATGGCGTAGCGGTTGTCCGAGACATTAGTAGCGTCGAACTCGAAGTCCAGGCGCCGCGGCTCACGGTGCCACAGGTTGAAGCCGAGCGCGACGTCGGCGGTGAAGTGCTGCGGCAACCGGACTCCCTCCGAGGGCGTCCCGCTGCCATAGCTGAAGTTCGCTCCCGACCAGAGATCGCGCCAGCGCGCGCGATGGTAGTAGAGGCTGGCTGTGCCGGTGTGGCGCTGGTCGAACGCGGGCGCGATGCGCTCGCCCACCGGCAGGTCCTCATCCGCAAAACCGCCAGAGATGGGGCCGACGAAGTAGACACGCGCCGCGCTGTATTGCAGGCGCGCGCTCAATCCGATGCTCTCCAGCCGGCGCAGGTTCACGCTGAAATCCAGCCCTTGCGCGCGGGCGTGCGAGAAATTCGTGGGGACGAACAGCCGCGTGTTCCCGAGCTCGCTGTTCTCGAAGCTGTTGTCGCCGTAGTGGGTGTAGGCGTCGACCTCGAGGATCACGTTCGCGCCGGCCTGCTGCGTCACCCCCACCTCGAAGTAGTGCTGGCGATACGCTTTCGGATCGCCCACGCGCAGCGCCGGATCGGCGGCGTTGCTGCCCAGGTACGCCGCGATCAGCAGGTACTCGATCGGCGGCGGCGAGAAGAACCGGTTGTACGCGGCGTGGAGCACCGTGCCGGTCTTCTCCACGTGGTACGCGATGCCGATGCGCGGACTGATCTGCGCGAACGTGTCGACCAGGTCGAACTGGTCCCAGCGCAGGCCGGCGTCCACAGTGAAGTGGCGCGCGAAGGTGAAGTGGTCTTGGATGTACAGTGCCACCTCGCCGCCGGAGATGCCGCCGCGAAAGTCGAACGGGTCGATATCCACCGGTTCGAGCTGGGGATCGAAGTGGAAGCGCTCCGCGAGCCGCAGCCGCGAGACGTCCACACCGCTCTTGATGGTGTGCCGGCCCACGCCGAAGGTCACGTCGGACTTCACTCCCAGGGTCAGCGTGGAGCGGCCGCCATCCCCCACCTCGGTGATGGGATCGTGCGTGCCCCGCAACCGGTCGAAGACCGTGCGCTCATATACCGAGCTCGACACCAGCGCCTTGGGCGAGAAGGTGTGCTGCCAGTTCAGGATGGCGGTCTGCGAATCCAGGTCGCGCTCGGCGTCGCGGCCGGCGAGTTGCTGGCCGGTGAGGTTGGGGAGCTCGAAGCGCGTGCTTCCGCCGGTGACGAGCAGCTTGAAGTTGTCGTGCGCGGCCTGGTAGTCGAGTTGGCCGGCGCCGCGCAAGCCGTAGCCAAAATCGTGCAACTCATCCGGCTGCGGTGGATTCAGGAAACGGTCGGAGCTGAACCCTCCGCCGAAGATGTAATAGCCCCAGCGCCCGCTGCTGCCTCCGTAGTCGGCGCTGCCGTCGTGGTTCTCTACCGTCCCCAGTCCGAGCGAGACGGAGCCATGCCCACCCAGGTCGCGGCCGGAGCGCGTGGTCACGTCGAGCACGCCGCCGAAGCGGTTGCCGTATTCCGCCGCGAATCCTCCGGTCACGATGCTGGCGGAGCCGAAGATCTCAGGACTTACTCCCGGCGTGAAGTGCTGGTGCGAGTTATCGAGGAACGACACACCGTTGATGAACTCGTGCAGGGAAAGCTCGTTGCCGCGCACGTGCACGAAGTTGTCGTGGCTGAGCACTGCGCCGGGCGCAAGTTGCAGCGCGAGCGTGGGGACATCTTTGCGCAACGGCGCCGGCATCTCTTCGATCATCTCGTGCGTCACCA
Encoded here:
- a CDS encoding DsbA family protein, encoding MKKTVLSLFAALAVLTALVAHSTAALAGDASALRPPKGYKLAIVEFADLQCPDCARAEPLLEEAARTYKIPIVRYDFPLPKHNWSSDAHIYARWFDTKSKKLGDEYRTYIFKNQPQITPENLRSLTEKFAQDHKLAFPLFVDPRGDLARKVRADFAVGQKVGIQHTPTIYIVSDSTRGTPFVEVVNRDNLFAMIDEMKRQVGGTVTTTASTAKGSKKAQ
- a CDS encoding TonB-dependent receptor, whose protein sequence is MPVPGAQVKLARAGADASHALAVHTLTTATDADGNFRFLGLEAGDYAVTVEREGYYAASYSAALKPRQTLALKVELTLRETLATAVEVKSSVIELDPGQTGTSRVVTHEMIEEMPAPLRKDVPTLALQLAPGAVLSHDNFVHVRGNELSLHEFINGVSFLDNSHQHFTPGVSPEIFGSASIVTGGFAAEYGNRFGGVLDVTTRSGRDLGGHGSVSLGLGTVENHDGSADYGGSSGRWGYYIFGGGFSSDRFLNPPQPDELHDFGYGLRGAGQLDYQAAHDNFKLLVTGGSTRFELPNLTGQQLAGRDAERDLDSQTAILNWQHTFSPKALVSSSVYERTVFDRLRGTHDPITEVGDGGRSTLTLGVKSDVTFGVGRHTIKSGVDVSRLRLAERFHFDPQLEPVDIDPFDFRGGISGGEVALYIQDHFTFARHFTVDAGLRWDQFDLVDTFAQISPRIGIAYHVEKTGTVLHAAYNRFFSPPPIEYLLIAAYLGSNAADPALRVGDPKAYRQHYFEVGVTQQAGANVILEVDAYTHYGDNSFENSELGNTRLFVPTNFSHARAQGLDFSVNLRRLESIGLSARLQYSAARVYFVGPISGGFADEDLPVGERIAPAFDQRHTGTASLYYHRARWRDLWSGANFSYGSGTPSEGVRLPQHFTADVALGFNLWHREPRRLDFEFDATNVSDNRYAIAKESELTPVQYAPRRVLAGRLKWRF